AAAATATCAAGAACGCGGTCGCCTTCCTCCAGCGAAGTATCCAGCTCAAAACTCAGGCGGGGCGTGTATTTCAACACCAGGTCGCGGTTGATCAGCCGCTGAAACTCAACCCGGCGGCGCTGCAACGCGGAAAGCATGCCGCGTCTTTCATCCTCATGGTTGCGGATGGAGACGTAAACGCGCGCCTCGCGCAGGTCGCGGCCGAGAAGCACGCGGGTAATGGTTGCCGAGGAAACGTCAAAGCGCTCATTCTGCATGACGCGGAACAACGCGTCGGCCAGCTCCCGCTTCAAGAGTTCGTTCAATCTGGTGATGCGGTCAACACTCATGATCTTTTTGGAAGGCACATAGGCAGAAGGCGCAAAGTTTCAGAAGGATTGCTTTTTTTACTTTGTGCCTTTCTTACAATGTCTGGGGGACTTTTTCCAGCTCAAAAAATTCAATGGTATCGCCGGTCTGGAAATCCTTGAAATTTTCAAGCCGCATGCCGCACTCCTGGCCCGCGCGCACCTCGTTTACCTGGTCCTGGAAACGTTTCAGGCTGAAAATGGCGCCCTCGTAGAGAACGTCGCCGCCGCGTTTTACCCGCGCTCGGCAGCGCGCGCCGACCTTGCCGTCGGCAATAAGGCAGCCGGCGACCTGTCCCTTCCGGCTGATTTCAAACACCTGGCGCACCTCCGCCCGGCCGACGTATTTTTCTTTTGTTTCGGGCTGCAACATGCCGCTCATGGCTTCCTTGATCTGGTCAAAAATGTCGTAAATCACCCCGTAGAGGCGGATTTCAACGCCCTCGTCCTTTTCGGCGCGGGCCACTCCCTCCTCCTTGCTGACATTGAAGCCGAAAACAATCGCGTTTGAAGCGCTGGCGAGCATGACGTCGTTTTCATTGATGTTGCCGACCGCGGCGAGAATGACGGCCAGCGAGACTTTATCGCTTTTTATTTCGGCCAGCATTTTCTGGATCGCCTCAAGCGAGCCCTGCGTATCGCACTTGAGGATCAGGCGCAGCTCAAGCCGCTGGTTGGCCGCCATGGCCGAAAAAACGGTTTCCAGCGAGATTTTTTTCTGGGGCGCCGTCTGCAGGCCGCGTATTTCCGTGCTGCGCTGCTCGGCGATCTCGCGCGCCATTTTATCGTTCGGCATCACCTGGAAAGGCTCGCCGGCCTTGGGAACCCCGGAGAGCCCCATGCACTTGATCGGTGTGGCGGGAACGGCCTTGCGCACCTTGATCCCGTGATCGTTGATCAGGGCCTTGACGCGTCCCCAGTAAGGACCGCAGAGGATTATGTCGCCGACGCTCAACGTGCCGCGGGACACGAGGAGGTTGGCGGTGGGGCCCATTCCCGGTTCCATCCGGGCTTCAATCACGAACCCGCGCGCTCTGGCGCGCGGATTGGCCTTGAGTTCCAGGATTTCGGACTGCAGAATAATCATTTCCAGCAGGCGGTCAATATTCCTTCCGGTCAGGGCGCTGACCTCAACGCAGATGATGTCTCCGCCCCATTCTTCCGGCGCCAGGCCGATGGCCTGCAGTTGCCGCTTGACTTTATCGGTGTTGGCGCCGGGCAGATCAATTTTATTGATGGCCACCATGATCGTGGTCTTGGCGGCCTGGGCGTGTTTGATGGCTTCTTCGGTCTGGGGCATGACGCCGTCATCGGCGGCAATCACAATCACGGCAATATCGGTCATGTTCGCGCCGCGCGCCCGCATGGCGGTGAAAGCGGCATGGCCCGGCGTATCAAGAAAGGTGATTTTTTTGCCCTGATGTTCGGCCGTATAAGCGCCCACGTGCTGGGTTATGCCGCCCGCTTCGCCTTTGGCGACGGCCGCGTTGCGGATGCGGTCAAGCAGGGAGGTTTTGCCGTGGTCAATGTGCCCCAGAAAAGTAACCACCGGCGGCCTGCTTTCCAGGTCTTCCGTCCGGTCCGCTTCATCTTCCTGGTCCAGGAACAATTGGCCCGACAGGGGTTTCGTTTCAACCGGCTTTTTTTCAAGCTCTATGGTAAAACCGTGTTTTTCAGCAATCTGCTGGGCGATTTTTATTTCCAGCCGCTCGTTGATGGCGGCCAGGATGCTCATCATCATTAATTCGGCAATCAGCTGGTTGGGCTTCATGTCCATCCGCTCCGCCAGATCGCGCACGATGATGGGGCCGTGAAAAACAAGCGTCCTGCTTTTTGCGCTTGCCGCCGGTTTTTTGGGCGGGGCCGGTTTTAGGGCGGTTTTTTCGGAGGGGGGGATTGCGCCCGCTGTTTCCGCCTTTGAAGCGGGAGGTTGGGCGGCCCTGTCCGGTCCGGGCCGCGGCCGGGATTTATCTTCAACCAGATCCGCCGGTTTTTGCGCAGGGGTGGCAGTCTGCGGAGCGGGCGGGTTTTGGCTTGTTTTGGCCGGGGCGGGGCGGCGCGCGCTTTCCGCATCCGGCGCCGGTGTTTTTTTTGCGAAAATATTTCTGACTTTTGCGACGGCTTCTTCGTCAATTGAACTGGAATGGCTCTTGAAGGCGACTCCGATTGACTGGAGGGCGGCCATCAGCTCCTTGTTGGCGACGTTCAGTTCTCTGGCTAAATCGTAAATACGCATATAATGTTAATTTCAGACGGTTCACAGCTCTGGCGCGGCCGGGCCGCCATCCAAAACTTACAGCTGACCACGCGCGGCGGTTTTCACTTTGCCAGGATTTCCGCAGGCTAATCCTTTTGTTTGGCGTCGGCGGAGACGGAATCCTTTATGGATTTGGCGCTGTCGGCGTCCAGCCCGGCCTGTTCCTGCAGGTCGGCAATGTCGGCCTCGGCGATGCCCTCAACCGTCAGGAAACCGGCGTGGACAAGCTTTTCCGCCTGGTCTTTTTCAATCCCGAGCAGGCGGGTCAGTTTGTCAACCGCCATGGCCACTTTTTCCTGGAAACTTGTGTCTTCCTTGTCTTTTTCAATGTCAATTTTCCACCCGAGCAGTTTTGATGTCAGGCGCGCGTTTTGCCCCCTTTTGCCGATGGCCAGCGACAACTGCTCGGCGTCAACCACGATCGTGATCTTATTCTCTTTCTCATCCACGATGATCTTGTTCAGTTTGGCCGGGTTCAAGGCGTTGGTTACGTAAGTTTTCAAATCGGCGTTCCAGCGGACGATATCTATTTTTTCCCCGAGCAGTTCGCGCACGATATTTTTTACGCGCATGCCGCGCATGCCGACGCAGGCCCCGACCGGGTCAACTTTTTCATCATTGCTGCAGACGGCTATTTTTGTCCGGTAACCGGCTTCGCGCGCGATGCCCTTGATTTCTATTGTCTTATCGGCCAGTTCCGATATTTCCAGGGTAAAGAGGCGCCGGACGAAGTCGGGATGGCTGCGCGAGAGCACGATATGGTGGCCGGAAGTATGATCCTGCACGCTCAAGACATAGGCGCGGATCCGGTCGCCGACCTGGTATTCCTCGGTGGGGACGCGCTCGCGGGCGGGCATGATCGCCTCCACCCGGCCCAGATCAATGATCACGTCGCCGTGGTCCAGCCGCACGATCGTGCCGTTGATAATATCTCCTTCGCGGTTCTTGTATTCCTTGACGACAATTTCTTTTTCGGCGTGCCTGATTTTCTGAATAATGGCCTGTTTGGCGGTCTGGGCGGCAATGCGGCCGAACTCGCGGGCGGGAACTTCAATTTCAATGATGTCGCCCGTTTTGGCGTCGCGCTTGTATTTGCGGGCCTCGGCCAGCGAAATCTGGGTGTGGCGCGAGAGGACGCGTTCGGCGACTTCCACCTTGGCGTAGGCTTTGATGTTTAAAGTCTTGCGGTCAATTTCAATGCGCAGGTCATTGGCCGGGCCGACGCTTTTGCGGGAGGCGGAAAGGAGCGCCGCCTCAACCATCTGGACGAGGGACTCGCGGCTTATGCCGCGCTCTTTTTCCATGTTTTCTATTACGGTCAAAAGATCGTTTACAGCCATGACACACCTTCATTCGGCGCTGGTTCTTTGGGAATTTATTCTCCAAAAAAAGTAACTATACGGGTTTGCGCGGAAACAGTCAATGGTTTTCTCCCGCATGTTGTGAGGGAAATGGCGGCGGCGTTTTGTTTTGCCGGGAAAAGCGCGTTGGAAGCGAGGCGGCCGGCGCGCTCGATGCCTTGAATCCGGCGCGCCGGGCAGTTCTTAAGCGCGAAAGCGGGGCTAAAGATGCCCGCCAAAATACTCCAGCGCGGCGTCATACATCGCAATCGCCGAAGAGGCGGAAACATCTTCCTGAAAATTATGCGCCGGCGCAAAAATGAAGCCGCCGTCTGTTTTGGGATGCATTGCCCGGATCAGTTTGTTGACGCCTTCCCTGATTTTTGCATGATTGCCGGATGGAAGGAGCGCCTGCGTGTCCAACCCGCCGTGAAAAGTAAGTTTTCGGCCGAATTCAGACTTTAATCTTTGCGGTTCCATGCCGGCGACCGGCTGAATGGGATTGAGCACTTCCACGCCGGCCTCAATAAGATCGGGGATTATTTGGAATATGTTTCCGCAGGAATGGTGCTGTTGCGCCGCATCTGTAAACTCTTTTATGTGCGCAAACCGCTGTTTCATGCAGGGTTTTATAAATTCCCGAAACATGGCGGGCGACATGAACAACCCCTTCTGGGTGCCGAAATCGTCCCCGCTGGTGGTCATATGAATATACCGCCCCAGCCTGGAATAGTAGGCTCCGGAGGCTTCTTTTTGAAACGCCAGTATTTTCCCGAAGAGAACGCTGATAAATTCCGGGTCCGCCGCGAGCATGCACATGATATGTTCATAGCCGCACAGCCGGCAAGCCAGTTCCAGCACTCCGTTGACGGGATGTTCGGCAACAACCACATAGGGCGTTTTTTCATGCAAACAGCGAGCCCTTTGTTCCAGAGCTTCAAGATCGGTCGTCAACTGATCAAGGCGCGGGAATTTATACGCGTTGACCTGTTCAATGGCGGCGTTTTCCAGCGGTCCCGCGGATGTTTCCCAGTATTTTCCGCTGAAAACGCGGTGAATTCCAAAATGATCGGAATATTCTGTCGCGGAAATACGTCTTTCCCGGCCCGTCTCAAATTCAAGCATTGCGCCAACCCGGCGGAAATCAACGTCAAAACGAGCGAGCAGGCGTTCATCCGGATTTCCATGTTCCGCGCCGGCGCATCCGAGAAGTGATTTCAATTTTTCATGCAAGCCGGGCGCGGTAATGGTTGTTTGGGGAGTGCCGCCGAGATCTATGGGGCAACGGTCCACGCCCTTGTGCCGCAGGGTATTTGCGAACCTTTCGCGATATATGCTGTCGGTTGTCATTTACGATTGTTGCCCGGTGCGCGAGTTGCCGGCCGCTCCGATTTTCATCCTGCGGCGGACGGTATTTTTTCCCATTCCTCCAAAATGGCGATGGTTGTATCCAGATTTGCCCCGGGATCAACCCAGAGTTGCGCAATAACTCCGCCAGCGGGATCATAGAAATGCGCCGCGACTTTTTTCACGGCGCCCCGTCCGACCGCCGGGTCGGGGGAGGTTATAATATGCTGACGGTCTATATCTCCCCAAAAGGTGATTTTCCCTTTGGCGCGTTTTGACAATTCCGCCATGTCCATGGCAAAAAGCTGGGAGTTAATGGCATCCACGCCGATCTCAATCAGGTCTTCGTATATTTCCAAAATTTGCCCGCAGCAATGCATGAAAGCGGATTTGCCCCTGGAATGAATCAGTTTGCAATAATCCGCGTACAACGGTTTGAACATATGGCGCCAGGTTTCCGGCGAAACGAGCAGCGCATGCTGGGATCCCCAGTCATCCGAGAACCGGATGGCGTCAACATTCGTGGTTATCCAGAACTCCAGTTCCTTCAAATTAAACGCATGAATGACTTCCAGCAAATTCCATTCTCAACATTCAGAAACTCGCAGCCCCACGCGTCTACATATGTTCCCGCGCCGAATTTGTCCCCCCTGACTCTCGGCGACGGCTGATAAACATTGTCAACCCTGGCCCAGCAAATATCGGAAGGGAAACGCCGGTTAATTTCCCGAACCTTTTCCGGAAATTCCGAGGCGACATAATCGGATATGCAGGGATCCCGCGGGATACGCCCCGGATATTCAAACTTCAGGCATTTATTCACTATCGTTCTGGAAGTTTCCATCGTTGTCGTCTTTCCCGAAAACAAACAAATATCGCGCAATAAGCCGCGTCTTTGCCTTAAGAAGGGGGCATGGCAACACGGGCGGCTCCCAAAGCGGCCTCTTCCGATTTCGGCAATATTCTGATCGGCAGATGAAACCGCGTTTTGACGGCCTCCTGTAATATTTTCAGGCGCCTTATGGCATTGCCGCTGCAAACCACTGTTTTTTTATCCCGGAAAATTTCGTCTGGCATCATGCGCTGGATGTTGGCAATCACGCCCCTGGCCAGGGCGGCCGAGATGTTTCCGAGGGAAAAATTGCCCAGCGTTATGCCGGATATCTCGCCTCGCAAAGAAAAGTCATCCCTTTCGCCAAGAAAATTGGGCTTAATTGCCAGCGAATCGCCGTTGCTTTTCAGACCCAAAATGTCAATTATTCTGTAAAACTCGTCCTGCCCGGGCGGGCTAATTCCGAGTTCCTTCAGCCACGTTTGGAGCGAATTGATCAGCCACTCAAAAGCCTGTCCTCCGCATAATGGAGCGGCGACGGCGATATATTTTTGCCCCACGAACGGCCTTACTTCAACCGTCGCGCAACGTTTTATTTCATTGATCATCTTTTCCGGAATCACCACGGAAAGCTGGCCGCCGGTGCCAAGCGTCAGATAGATTTCCTCGTCCGTATTGTTTGCCGTCGCCAGTATTGAAGCCTGATTATCCCCTATCGGCGCATGGACCGGAATCCCTTCCGGCAATCCAAACAAAGAGGAATATTCGCCCGATAATCTGCCGGCCTGAGCGCCGGCGGGGACAACTTTCGGAAAGAATTTTGCCGGTATTTTGAGTTTCCCGATCGCGGCAAAATTCCATTGTTTTTTCCTGATGTCAAACAGGCCCCAGCTGGCGGCATCGGAAGGATCCGTCAATGGTTTCGCCAGGGCGCAGATTTTGCAGGCAAAATAATCATGGATGGTCCCCGCAGAACTCCACCGGCCAAGTTCATTCCTCGCGGCGAGATACGCCAATGTTGCCGAGCCGAACCCGGCCCTCAATTTGCGGCAGCCCGGTTTCCGCCTGATCTTGTCCAGGAACCCGCCCTCAAGAGTTCTTTTGTCTTTCCACGTGTAAAGAGGCGAGGCCTCCTCGTCATTCCAAAGAATCATCCCGTGCATCTGCCCGGTAATTCCCACGGCGGAAATTCTCCGCCTGATTTCGGGGTCAATTGATTTGACGGCGCGGCCGACCGCCTCAAGGATGGCGGCGGCGTTTTGTTCGGACCGTCCTTCCGGGACGGGAATGTCCGCCTTTGTTTTGACAGAAGCGCTGTCGCGCAAGGCGCCGCCCGTGTCAATTGCCACAACGGCCGCTTTGCCGGTGCCGATATCTATGCCGATCGCGCAGGACATATCACGCCAATTTCCATGCCTCTTCCAGGCGTTTTGCAGAATCCCGGATTGTTTCCTCTACAGTCATATCCGGGAACGGCAGCATCTCCAGCACGAGAGCGCCGCGTTGTTCTTTATTCAAATAGCCGGCCCGCAATGCCAGACGCAGCACTTCGGTTAATTCCGGAACATCTATTTCCCCGCCCGCAAAGCCGACCGGCGGATGCGTGTCTCCGCGCCATTTTGATGATGAATCTTTCATGACGCAATTGCCGATATGCATGCGTTTCAGTTTTGGCTTTACGGTGGAAATTGCTTTTTCAAAACTCTCTCCCATCAACGGCAGATGGGCGATATCAAGCTCTATGCCGAAATTAACGATTTCAGGCTCCAGGGAATTAATCAATTCCATGCACTCCGGCGTGGGGCCATAAAGGAATTTTTTGTCAAACTCGCGGTCAAACGGCTCCAGCAGCGCGGTGATGCCGTGTTTGGCCAGTTCAGGGCAAAGCCATTTGCATAAATTTCTAAAATTTTTCAGGGCCGCGGGTCTTTCCGGCGCCGGAACGTCCCTCCCGGACGAAAACACAAATCCTTTTGCGCCGATCGCCGCGGCCGCGGCGATCTGATCCTGAAGGTAAAGACGGATAAGCTTCTGTTCCCGCGGGGAATCGCTGCCCAGCGAAATTTTATCCAGGGGAAAAATATGCATGGAATAAACAACTTCCTTCCCGCTGTCCCGCACTGCTTCCATCGCCTTCCGCTTGTATGGTTCTTCAAACGGAAGGCAGCAATCAAACGTCTCAATGTCGTCCCGCTTTACGAATTCACGCAGGGTTTCAAAATGATATGCGGCGTCCTCAAGGCACCTGGGATATAACAGATGGTGGACCAGCCCCAATCTCGCGTATTTTCCGATATTCTCTTTCATCATTCCTCCGCCACAAGCAGGGCATATCCCTTGAACATGGGCACTTGTATTTCAAGGTAATCGTCTCTTATTTTGAATTCCATTGGTTTCCTGTCCGGCGCCGTATAGACTTTCCCGGGAATTTTGCCGTCAAGCCTTATCTTTACCACGGCATCGCAGACGGTTATGGGTTCTTCTATCATTTCTGTTGCCGATTCCCCTTTTTCCTCCGGCGTATAAAAAGCAAGCGCTTCCGTCAGCGGGAACCAGGCCGGGAGCTTTGAAGCCCCGCGCTTTTCCGGCACATAAGCGAAAAGATGCGCCATTTTCCGGCTTGCCTTTTCCGTGACCATGGCCCTGGCGAATGACGGCAGGTTTTGTGTTTTTAAAACCGGGTTTGAAAGAAATTCATCCAGAACGTTGGCAAAAAGCTGGCGGAGGGGAACGGGCGCCATTTTATAATATGCGTCAAAGATCGGATGGCTGAAATGGGCGACCTGTTTGCCGGCGACAAGGATCGGGAGATCTGTCGCTTCATAAGGCGGCGCGTAGAAATTAATGTGTTCCCCGTCCCAGCCGAAATTACAGAATGATTTTATCATTTTCCCGAACGCCCCGGTTCCCCGGATCGGCGCCATCTCAATCCCCATTGAATAAAGCGAGAGGGGCATATCCGGCAAGTCCCTGCCGTAAGGGGGCGCAATGGTGAAGAAAGCCGGGGCAAAATCATTGTCCTTTATGAAGCGCGCGCCCCATTCTTTTTCAAACATAAAGCCTTTCAGACCGGGCTCAAAACCGCTTTTGTGGCTGGCGATTATCTTTTTCCCGGCGTCAAGATGGGCCTTTACCTTTTTTTGAATCGGGCCCGTCATCAAAACATTATCGGGCAAGATAATTATTTTATATCCGCTCCAGTCGTTTTTTTCCGATATCACGTCAAATTGCTGTTTCAACTCGCAGAGCATCCTCGCCGCTCCGTAAACACCGGGGCCGATGCCGGCCGCGAGGTCGCCCATATCATTATCGGTATTGAGAAAAACGGCAATTTCAGCAACGGGCCTGGCGTCCAGATGCCATTCATCGTAGGTTTGCAGCTTTCTATAGACTTTTTTGATCAAATCAAACACGGCGTTGTTTATGTCGCCTCTTGGATGAAAATGCCCGCCCACATTCGGACGCATTCCGTTGGCAAGGCCGTAAAGAAGATCATATTCCAGGCTGGCTTCGGTGCGTATGCCGCCGAAATCGCCCCAGCTTTTATGAAAGCGGCCGGTCATGTTCAGGACGGTTTTTTCGAAATTTCTGAGATACCTTGACAAGACCGGCAGAGCTTCGTACCCCCATCCTCCCGTGGGCAGGCATTCGCATTCAAGATAAGTCCCTATTTCCGCTTGCGGCGCAAACCCTAATCCGTTGAAATACAACAAATACTCGGGATTGATTTTTTTCAATTCCATTGAAATTTCCTCCGCTATGCGGACGGCGGAAAGCCGCGAAAAAGCGGCCGCGGCTCTCGCGTCTCGCCAATTTATGCCGCGTTTTTTCATTTCCTTCACGCACACGGGGCAGACGCAGGGATGCGTCGGATACATGCAATCCCAGAAAAAACCGCTGACGGACGGGTATTTCTTTGCTACTTCCAGGGTCATTGCCTTGAGATGTTCGCGATACGGCGTATTGAAACACATGATCCTGACGGACGGGAACGTCTTGTCGGTATAAACTCTTCCTTCCATGTCCACGCGCAGCCAATCCATGTGGAGCAGGGCTTCCGCATGGCTCAATCCCGCGTTGAGATAGGCGGAAAGTTTTATGCATTTCCTTTCACAGGCTTCGGCGATTTTACCGAAGAGATCATAGGCGAGGGAAGGATGCTTCACGCCGATTTTTGTGTCGTAATACGCATTGCCCATGTTGCATCTGGCGTGAAAAGTCAGAAAATCAACCCCGCATTCTTTTATTTTGCCGGTAAAGGCTTCAACATCAA
This genomic interval from Kiritimatiellia bacterium contains the following:
- the rbfA gene encoding 30S ribosome-binding factor RbfA is translated as MSVDRITRLNELLKRELADALFRVMQNERFDVSSATITRVLLGRDLREARVYVSIRNHEDERRGMLSALQRRRVEFQRLINRDLVLKYTPRLSFELDTSLEEGDRVLDILNKLDKE
- the infB gene encoding translation initiation factor IF-2: MRIYDLARELNVANKELMAALQSIGVAFKSHSSSIDEEAVAKVRNIFAKKTPAPDAESARRPAPAKTSQNPPAPQTATPAQKPADLVEDKSRPRPGPDRAAQPPASKAETAGAIPPSEKTALKPAPPKKPAASAKSRTLVFHGPIIVRDLAERMDMKPNQLIAELMMMSILAAINERLEIKIAQQIAEKHGFTIELEKKPVETKPLSGQLFLDQEDEADRTEDLESRPPVVTFLGHIDHGKTSLLDRIRNAAVAKGEAGGITQHVGAYTAEHQGKKITFLDTPGHAAFTAMRARGANMTDIAVIVIAADDGVMPQTEEAIKHAQAAKTTIMVAINKIDLPGANTDKVKRQLQAIGLAPEEWGGDIICVEVSALTGRNIDRLLEMIILQSEILELKANPRARARGFVIEARMEPGMGPTANLLVSRGTLSVGDIILCGPYWGRVKALINDHGIKVRKAVPATPIKCMGLSGVPKAGEPFQVMPNDKMAREIAEQRSTEIRGLQTAPQKKISLETVFSAMAANQRLELRLILKCDTQGSLEAIQKMLAEIKSDKVSLAVILAAVGNINENDVMLASASNAIVFGFNVSKEEGVARAEKDEGVEIRLYGVIYDIFDQIKEAMSGMLQPETKEKYVGRAEVRQVFEISRKGQVAGCLIADGKVGARCRARVKRGGDVLYEGAIFSLKRFQDQVNEVRAGQECGMRLENFKDFQTGDTIEFFELEKVPQTL
- the nusA gene encoding transcription termination factor NusA encodes the protein MAVNDLLTVIENMEKERGISRESLVQMVEAALLSASRKSVGPANDLRIEIDRKTLNIKAYAKVEVAERVLSRHTQISLAEARKYKRDAKTGDIIEIEVPAREFGRIAAQTAKQAIIQKIRHAEKEIVVKEYKNREGDIINGTIVRLDHGDVIIDLGRVEAIMPARERVPTEEYQVGDRIRAYVLSVQDHTSGHHIVLSRSHPDFVRRLFTLEISELADKTIEIKGIAREAGYRTKIAVCSNDEKVDPVGACVGMRGMRVKNIVRELLGEKIDIVRWNADLKTYVTNALNPAKLNKIIVDEKENKITIVVDAEQLSLAIGKRGQNARLTSKLLGWKIDIEKDKEDTSFQEKVAMAVDKLTRLLGIEKDQAEKLVHAGFLTVEGIAEADIADLQEQAGLDADSAKSIKDSVSADAKQKD
- a CDS encoding uroporphyrinogen decarboxylase family protein; translated protein: MTTDSIYRERFANTLRHKGVDRCPIDLGGTPQTTITAPGLHEKLKSLLGCAGAEHGNPDERLLARFDVDFRRVGAMLEFETGRERRISATEYSDHFGIHRVFSGKYWETSAGPLENAAIEQVNAYKFPRLDQLTTDLEALEQRARCLHEKTPYVVVAEHPVNGVLELACRLCGYEHIMCMLAADPEFISVLFGKILAFQKEASGAYYSRLGRYIHMTTSGDDFGTQKGLFMSPAMFREFIKPCMKQRFAHIKEFTDAAQQHHSCGNIFQIIPDLIEAGVEVLNPIQPVAGMEPQRLKSEFGRKLTFHGGLDTQALLPSGNHAKIREGVNKLIRAMHPKTDGGFIFAPAHNFQEDVSASSAIAMYDAALEYFGGHL
- a CDS encoding uroporphyrinogen decarboxylase family protein gives rise to the protein MLEVIHAFNLKELEFWITTNVDAIRFSDDWGSQHALLVSPETWRHMFKPLYADYCKLIHSRGKSAFMHCCGQILEIYEDLIEIGVDAINSQLFAMDMAELSKRAKGKITFWGDIDRQHIITSPDPAVGRGAVKKVAAHFYDPAGGVIAQLWVDPGANLDTTIAILEEWEKIPSAAG
- a CDS encoding FGGY family carbohydrate kinase; the encoded protein is MSCAIGIDIGTGKAAVVAIDTGGALRDSASVKTKADIPVPEGRSEQNAAAILEAVGRAVKSIDPEIRRRISAVGITGQMHGMILWNDEEASPLYTWKDKRTLEGGFLDKIRRKPGCRKLRAGFGSATLAYLAARNELGRWSSAGTIHDYFACKICALAKPLTDPSDAASWGLFDIRKKQWNFAAIGKLKIPAKFFPKVVPAGAQAGRLSGEYSSLFGLPEGIPVHAPIGDNQASILATANNTDEEIYLTLGTGGQLSVVIPEKMINEIKRCATVEVRPFVGQKYIAVAAPLCGGQAFEWLINSLQTWLKELGISPPGQDEFYRIIDILGLKSNGDSLAIKPNFLGERDDFSLRGEISGITLGNFSLGNISAALARGVIANIQRMMPDEIFRDKKTVVCSGNAIRRLKILQEAVKTRFHLPIRILPKSEEAALGAARVAMPPS
- a CDS encoding TIM barrel protein encodes the protein MMKENIGKYARLGLVHHLLYPRCLEDAAYHFETLREFVKRDDIETFDCCLPFEEPYKRKAMEAVRDSGKEVVYSMHIFPLDKISLGSDSPREQKLIRLYLQDQIAAAAAIGAKGFVFSSGRDVPAPERPAALKNFRNLCKWLCPELAKHGITALLEPFDREFDKKFLYGPTPECMELINSLEPEIVNFGIELDIAHLPLMGESFEKAISTVKPKLKRMHIGNCVMKDSSSKWRGDTHPPVGFAGGEIDVPELTEVLRLALRAGYLNKEQRGALVLEMLPFPDMTVEETIRDSAKRLEEAWKLA
- a CDS encoding beta-galactosidase trimerization domain-containing protein gives rise to the protein MFKPKYSLFYDNHTMPSCPDVGKNFDVEAFTGKIKECGVDFLTFHARCNMGNAYYDTKIGVKHPSLAYDLFGKIAEACERKCIKLSAYLNAGLSHAEALLHMDWLRVDMEGRVYTDKTFPSVRIMCFNTPYREHLKAMTLEVAKKYPSVSGFFWDCMYPTHPCVCPVCVKEMKKRGINWRDARAAAAFSRLSAVRIAEEISMELKKINPEYLLYFNGLGFAPQAEIGTYLECECLPTGGWGYEALPVLSRYLRNFEKTVLNMTGRFHKSWGDFGGIRTEASLEYDLLYGLANGMRPNVGGHFHPRGDINNAVFDLIKKVYRKLQTYDEWHLDARPVAEIAVFLNTDNDMGDLAAGIGPGVYGAARMLCELKQQFDVISEKNDWSGYKIIILPDNVLMTGPIQKKVKAHLDAGKKIIASHKSGFEPGLKGFMFEKEWGARFIKDNDFAPAFFTIAPPYGRDLPDMPLSLYSMGIEMAPIRGTGAFGKMIKSFCNFGWDGEHINFYAPPYEATDLPILVAGKQVAHFSHPIFDAYYKMAPVPLRQLFANVLDEFLSNPVLKTQNLPSFARAMVTEKASRKMAHLFAYVPEKRGASKLPAWFPLTEALAFYTPEEKGESATEMIEEPITVCDAVVKIRLDGKIPGKVYTAPDRKPMEFKIRDDYLEIQVPMFKGYALLVAEE